A region from the Dysidea avara chromosome 15, odDysAvar1.4, whole genome shotgun sequence genome encodes:
- the LOC136246065 gene encoding uncharacterized protein, producing MFKYCFAVLLLVTAANSAILGKDDPLLGIAQEYAGKSCAHIYDNNLATRNKSGLYWVKLTTNEIVQVHCEMGLSAGLKTIAWAKIADIDGYSCPSGWEPTTIPRSAKRVCKGNGEIAGCYSAHFRVNGHNFNEVYGKVLGYQKGTTTGFNAYYSKKHDIDDTYVDGVSITYDYPRQHLWTYASGYSAGTYNYRSYNCPCSSSSGQTPPAFVRDDYYCEAGCPGAPSTTTYYTDNMLWDGKDCPVGNSCCAQPEMPYFYRRLPIATNGTVGAIEVRICQDTSFATAAALVSEMQIFIGYDA from the exons ATGTTCAAATACTGCTTTGCTGTTTTACTGTTGGTGACAGCTGCAAACTCTGCCATACTGGGAAAGGATGATCCTTTGCTGGGAATAGCACAAGAGTATGCAGGAAAGTCATGTGCTCACATCTATGACAACAACCTTGCTACCCGCAACAAGTCTGGACTTTATTGGGTGAAACTGACTACCAACGAGATTGTTCAG GTTCACTGTGAAATGGGCCTTTCAGCTGGCTTAAAGACTATTGCATGGGCAAAGATTGCTGATATTGATGGATACAGTTGCCCTAGTGGATGGGAACCAACCACCATACCACGTTCAGCCAAACGAGTGTGCAAGGGTAATGGTGAGATTGCTGGATGTTACTCGGCACATTTTCGTGTGAATGGTCACAATTTTAATGAGGTTTATGGCAAAGTGCTTGGCTATCAGAAAGGAACAACTACAGGTTTCAATGCATACTACTCTAAGAAACATGATATAGATGATACATATGTTGATGGAGTGTCTATAACATATGACTATCCTCGCCAACACCTCTGGACCTATGCAAGCGGATACTCAGCTGGAACATACAATTACAGATCCTACAATTGCCCTTGTTCCTCCTCCTCTGGACAGACCCCACCGGCTTTTGTTAgagatgattactactgtgagGCAGGTTGTCCTGGTGCCCCATCAACTACTACATATTACACTGATAACATGTTATGGGATGGCAAAGATTGTCCTGTTGGAAATAGCTGCTGTGCTCAACCAGAAATGCCATACTTTTATAGGCGTCTTCCTATAGCAACTAATGGAACTGTTGGGGCTATTGAAGTCAGAATTTGCCAGGACACTTCTTTTGCTACTGCAGCTGCTCTTGTAAGCGAGATGCAGATCTTCATCGGCTATGATGCATAA